The DNA region GAAGAAAATTTCTAAGTACTGTTCCACCATCCTCGTTAGGCTTTAACGTAAAAACTAATTCTTGACAATCACGTTCAAATTTATTAGCACTACAAATTACTTGTTGATGATTCATCTGCCCATGTGTTAGATAAGTTGGGTATTCTTTAGCAATCAACATATTTAACCTATTTGAAACTATTTCGCAACGTCTTTTTGGAGTGTAACCAGATGCTATAAAATAATTAGAATCCCAGGAAATAAACTTTCTCTTTGATTCTTCTAATTTCACAACCGTTGTCGGTATACCCTGGATATATTCACAAAAAAATAATATTCTTGATTGTTGTACATTGGAGAGAGATAAATTGGGGAATTCAGGAAAAAGGTTTTCACTACTAGATATAATCTTAGATGCTTCAATAATTTTAACGGCTCCTTGGTAAGACACTTTTGCCTCTTGATGTTTTTTCTGTTTAGTAAGTAAATT from Aulosira sp. FACHB-615 includes:
- a CDS encoding COP23 domain-containing protein: MNCAEENIKYGMKLLTRWENNIGKIEIKNSNSEFLSGKAFALIVQGNLLTKQKKHQEAKVSYQGAVKIIEASKIISSSENLFPEFPNLSLSNVQQSRILFFCEYIQGIPTTVVKLEESKRKFISWDSNYFIASGYTPKRRCEIVSNRLNMLIAKEYPTYLTHGQMNHQQVICSANKFERDCQELVFTLKPNEDGGTVLRNFLQLNKTNFSSSPLLE